The following coding sequences lie in one Myxococcus xanthus genomic window:
- a CDS encoding enoyl-CoA hydratase, which produces MSDTLLTKLDSGVLTLTFNRPEKKNAFTHAMYEAATRALKDAEGNVDVRAVLLTGAGNVFTAGNDIGDFMEHPPAGEDSAVFRFLRALVDADKPILAAVDGPAVGIGTTMLLHCDYVVASERARFHMPFVQLGLCAEGASSLLIPRTAGFALASELLLFGEPFDAATALRAGLINKVVPDASLQQVATERAATLASRPAEAVRVTKRLIREPLRAQIRETLAREGGEFIQRLQSTEAQEAFMSFMSRGRK; this is translated from the coding sequence ATGTCCGACACGCTGCTGACGAAGCTCGACTCGGGGGTCCTCACCCTCACCTTCAACCGGCCCGAGAAGAAGAACGCCTTCACGCATGCCATGTACGAGGCGGCCACCCGCGCGCTGAAGGACGCGGAGGGCAACGTCGACGTGCGCGCGGTGCTGCTCACCGGCGCGGGCAACGTCTTCACCGCCGGCAACGACATTGGCGACTTCATGGAGCACCCGCCCGCGGGCGAGGACAGCGCCGTGTTCCGCTTCCTGCGAGCGCTGGTGGACGCGGACAAGCCGATTCTGGCGGCGGTGGACGGCCCGGCGGTGGGCATCGGCACGACGATGCTGCTGCACTGTGACTACGTGGTGGCCAGCGAGCGCGCGCGCTTCCACATGCCCTTCGTCCAGTTGGGGCTGTGCGCGGAGGGCGCCAGCAGCCTGCTCATCCCCAGGACGGCGGGCTTCGCGCTGGCCAGCGAGCTGCTGCTCTTCGGCGAGCCCTTCGACGCGGCCACGGCGCTGCGCGCGGGCCTCATCAACAAGGTGGTGCCGGACGCCAGCCTCCAGCAGGTGGCCACCGAGCGCGCCGCCACACTGGCCTCCCGCCCGGCGGAGGCGGTGCGCGTGACGAAGCGGCTGATTCGCGAGCCCCTGCGCGCCCAGATTCGCGAGACGCTGGCCCGCGAGGGCGGTGAGTTCATCCAGCGCCTCCAGTCCACCGAGGCGCAGGAAGCCTTCATGTCCTTCATGTCCCGCGGCCGGAAGTAG